Proteins from one Ketobacter alkanivorans genomic window:
- a CDS encoding Tex family protein, whose product MINITDIIANELGVNAIQVKAAVTLLDEGATVPFIARYRKEATGGLDDTQLRNLEERLRYLREMEERRETILKSIAEQDKLTPELEKSIKEADTKTRLEDLYLPYKPKRRTKGQIAREAGLDPLAQALLQDPSLTPEQEAEKFVDAEKGVADVKAALDGAKYILMEQFSEDADLLARLRNYLFQNGVLSAKVVEGKEEEGAKFRDYFEHNEALKNTPSHRALAIFRGRNEGILQASITIVQEEGITSHPCEDMIAQHFELRDEGRAADKWLGEVVRWTWRIKLLTHLETELLGDLRERAEEEAIKVFAHNLKDLLMAAPAGPRATMGLDPGLRTGVKVAIVDATGQLVEHGTIFPHAPRNQWDESIAVVAALCKKYNVELISIGNGTASRETDKMAAEMLKKHPDLNAQKIMVSEAGASVYSASEFAAREFPKLDVSYRGAVSIARRLQDPLAELVKIEPKAIGVGQYQHDVSQAKMARSLDAVVEDCVNAVGVDVNTASEPLLARISGLNKTIAGNIVSFRNQNGAFKSRDDLKQVPRLGDKTFEQSAGFMRIMNGTNPLDRSAVHPEAYPVVEKIAAKNSRDISQVVGDTGFLKTLAANDYVDDSFGLPTVTDIISELEKPGRDPRPEFKTAEFKDGVETMDDLKPGMILEGVVTNVTNFGAFVDIGVHQDGLVHISVLSDTYIADPREVVKAGDIVKVKVVEIDLPRKRIGLSMKLDEAAGEKIDGPRQPKGKHGGKSKPRTNQAPQRSSKGPSNAPGKSGTFADLFANAKKLR is encoded by the coding sequence ATGATCAATATCACTGACATCATTGCCAACGAACTTGGCGTTAATGCCATTCAAGTGAAAGCCGCAGTAACCCTGCTGGACGAAGGCGCAACGGTTCCCTTTATCGCCCGCTATCGAAAAGAAGCCACCGGCGGGCTGGACGACACGCAATTGCGTAACCTGGAAGAACGCCTGCGTTACCTGAGAGAGATGGAAGAACGGCGCGAAACCATCCTCAAAAGCATTGCCGAGCAGGACAAGCTCACCCCAGAGCTGGAAAAGTCCATAAAAGAGGCAGACACCAAAACCCGGCTCGAAGACCTCTATCTGCCCTACAAGCCCAAACGCCGCACCAAGGGCCAAATCGCCCGTGAAGCAGGGCTTGATCCATTGGCCCAAGCGCTGCTGCAGGATCCCAGCCTGACCCCGGAGCAGGAAGCCGAAAAATTCGTCGATGCAGAAAAAGGCGTGGCGGATGTGAAGGCAGCACTGGATGGTGCCAAGTACATCTTAATGGAACAATTCAGTGAGGACGCGGATCTGCTGGCCCGACTGCGCAACTACCTGTTCCAGAATGGCGTCCTCAGCGCCAAAGTAGTGGAAGGCAAAGAGGAAGAAGGCGCCAAGTTCCGCGACTACTTCGAGCATAACGAAGCCCTCAAAAATACGCCCTCCCACCGCGCGCTGGCCATCTTCAGGGGCCGCAACGAAGGTATCCTGCAAGCCAGCATCACCATCGTGCAAGAGGAAGGCATCACCAGCCACCCCTGTGAAGACATGATCGCCCAGCACTTTGAGCTGCGTGATGAAGGTCGTGCCGCCGACAAATGGCTGGGCGAGGTAGTGCGCTGGACCTGGCGCATCAAACTGCTCACCCACCTGGAGACCGAGCTGTTAGGTGATCTGCGTGAACGAGCCGAAGAAGAAGCCATCAAGGTCTTCGCCCACAACCTGAAAGACTTACTGATGGCAGCCCCCGCTGGCCCCCGCGCCACCATGGGTCTCGATCCCGGCCTGCGTACCGGTGTCAAAGTCGCCATCGTGGATGCCACCGGCCAGTTAGTGGAACACGGCACCATATTCCCCCACGCACCCCGCAACCAATGGGATGAGTCCATTGCCGTAGTGGCGGCTCTGTGCAAAAAATACAACGTAGAACTGATCAGCATCGGCAACGGTACCGCCTCCCGCGAAACCGACAAAATGGCCGCCGAAATGCTGAAGAAACACCCAGATCTCAACGCGCAAAAGATCATGGTGAGCGAAGCCGGAGCCTCCGTATACTCAGCCTCCGAATTCGCCGCTCGCGAATTTCCCAAGCTGGACGTTTCCTATCGTGGTGCCGTCTCCATCGCCCGCCGCCTGCAGGATCCTCTGGCCGAACTGGTAAAAATTGAACCCAAAGCCATCGGCGTGGGCCAATATCAGCACGACGTCAGCCAAGCTAAAATGGCCCGCAGCCTCGATGCCGTGGTGGAAGACTGCGTAAACGCAGTCGGCGTGGACGTGAACACCGCCTCCGAGCCTCTGCTGGCCCGCATCTCGGGTTTGAACAAAACCATCGCTGGCAACATCGTCTCTTTCCGCAACCAGAACGGTGCCTTTAAAAGCCGGGATGACCTGAAACAGGTTCCCCGCCTGGGCGATAAAACCTTCGAACAGTCCGCCGGGTTCATGCGCATCATGAATGGCACCAACCCGCTGGATCGCTCAGCCGTTCACCCGGAAGCCTACCCCGTGGTAGAGAAAATCGCCGCCAAAAACAGTCGTGACATAAGCCAAGTGGTTGGCGATACCGGCTTTTTGAAAACCCTGGCAGCCAATGATTATGTGGATGACAGTTTCGGCCTGCCCACCGTAACCGACATCATCTCCGAACTGGAAAAACCCGGCCGTGACCCTCGCCCTGAATTCAAAACCGCTGAATTCAAAGACGGCGTAGAAACCATGGACGACCTCAAACCCGGAATGATACTGGAAGGCGTGGTAACCAACGTCACCAACTTCGGTGCGTTCGTGGACATCGGCGTTCATCAGGATGGCCTGGTACACATCTCGGTACTGTCAGACACCTACATAGCCGACCCCCGTGAAGTAGTGAAAGCCGGTGACATCGTCAAAGTAAAAGTGGTGGAGATCGACCTGCCCCGCAAGCGCATTGGCCTCAGCATGAAACTGGACGAAGCCGCCGGTGAAAAGATCGATGGCCCCCGCCAGCCCAAGGGCAAACACGGCGGCAAAAGCAAGCCCCGCACCAATCAAGCACCGCAGCGTAGCAGCAAAGGGCCAAGCAACGCACCCGGCAAGAGCGGCACCTTTGCCGATCTGTTCGCCAACGCCAAAAAGCTGCGTTAA
- a CDS encoding alpha/beta fold hydrolase, which produces MIRQNLMGLLLISLQLFCLMLTAGCSTRPVIPETQLQQRSDYREEFIVNAEGLRLFARTWEPATAAKANVIILHGTSLHGGLYANTAKHLVANGYRVYAIDMQGWGYSEGLKGCGYVESFDAYSYDVKLVLQMLRKRYPQVNNYLLGESLGGAVAMHTAVKYEFLVNGVITSGVGYKPSLKLMGIRAPEVVNDFTLTSAKWFWMGLSSFPAIESDLGLRMAVEDDALQDRLLDDPVVCHDWLPGAYISTTLEAGDYLEPRLRYITVPMLLLHGKDDVLVPVSSSQEIYDQIDSRQKRMLVYDSPHTVLLENKWPAAAEDIVTFLDYLN; this is translated from the coding sequence ATGATTCGTCAAAACCTGATGGGTCTGTTGTTGATCAGTTTGCAGTTGTTCTGTCTGATGTTGACCGCAGGCTGCAGCACGCGCCCGGTGATACCGGAAACCCAGTTACAGCAGCGAAGCGACTACCGTGAAGAGTTTATCGTTAATGCCGAAGGCTTGCGCTTGTTTGCCCGCACCTGGGAGCCAGCAACGGCAGCTAAGGCCAATGTGATTATTCTGCATGGAACCTCTTTGCATGGCGGCCTGTATGCCAATACTGCCAAGCATCTGGTTGCCAACGGCTATCGGGTATATGCCATTGATATGCAGGGCTGGGGGTATTCCGAGGGTTTGAAGGGCTGCGGCTATGTGGAGAGCTTTGACGCTTATTCCTACGATGTGAAATTGGTGCTGCAGATGCTGCGCAAACGCTATCCCCAGGTGAATAACTATTTGCTGGGGGAAAGCCTGGGTGGCGCGGTTGCCATGCACACCGCCGTCAAATATGAGTTTTTGGTTAATGGTGTGATCACCAGTGGGGTTGGATATAAACCCAGCCTCAAGTTGATGGGCATTCGTGCGCCGGAGGTGGTTAACGATTTCACCTTAACCTCAGCTAAATGGTTCTGGATGGGGCTGTCTTCGTTTCCGGCGATTGAATCCGATTTAGGCCTGCGCATGGCGGTGGAAGATGACGCACTGCAAGATCGTCTGCTGGATGACCCTGTGGTGTGCCACGATTGGCTGCCGGGAGCCTATATCAGTACGACCCTGGAAGCTGGCGATTATCTGGAGCCACGGTTGCGATATATCACGGTGCCGATGCTGTTGTTGCACGGCAAGGATGATGTGCTGGTGCCGGTGTCTTCCAGTCAGGAGATCTACGACCAAATTGACAGCAGACAAAAACGCATGCTGGTGTATGACAGCCCCCATACGGTGCTGCTGGAAAACAAGTGGCCAGCGGCGGCTGAGGATATCGTGACCTTTCTGGATTATTTGAACTGA
- the gshA gene encoding glutamate--cysteine ligase yields MKNKLLHRLESIREVQLHRSLTQMQRGLEKESLRITPNGQLSQTRHPDALGSALTHQWITTDYSEALLEFITPVFQDVKRPLGFLNDLHRFTYQHLNDELLWVNSMPCLMGDELSIPIAEYGSSNVGRMKHVYRHGLWHRYGRYMQTIAGIHYNVSIPNNFWSVYHQLENSGEPLQDFISEQYFGLIRNFLRNVGLVVYLYGASPAVCGSFLQGRKHQLETFQQHTCYMPYGTSLRMSDLGYHNDAQAGLNISYNSLPEYVQTLQHAIRTPYEPYANMGVKKDGIYQQLNTNILQIENEFYSSIRPKRVTRSGERPTCALSDRGVEYVELRCVDLDPFSPLGITESQIRFLDVFAVYCLLEDSPPLSEQEQQCNSDNLQAIVSQGRDPDLKLSSPCTQAPFREWAQEHLNKMLHVAHLFDQAHQHTAHSAVVKAQMEKLIHPDQTPSARVMQTLFDNDQSFFEFAMNSAIETANYFTKQPLSSAEASAFSKEARRSTEAQRRLESEDDVSFEQYLSSFFAQDALNP; encoded by the coding sequence GTGAAAAACAAGTTACTGCACCGCCTTGAATCCATTCGCGAGGTGCAACTTCATCGAAGCCTGACCCAAATGCAGCGGGGTCTTGAAAAAGAAAGCCTGCGAATTACCCCTAACGGCCAGCTGTCGCAAACCCGACATCCGGACGCCCTGGGTTCCGCCCTGACCCATCAATGGATCACCACAGACTATTCCGAAGCACTGCTGGAGTTCATTACCCCGGTGTTTCAGGATGTGAAACGGCCGCTGGGATTTTTGAATGACCTGCATCGTTTCACCTACCAGCATCTAAATGATGAACTGCTGTGGGTAAACAGCATGCCCTGCCTGATGGGAGACGAGCTCAGTATCCCCATTGCAGAATACGGCAGCTCCAATGTGGGCCGCATGAAGCATGTTTATCGGCATGGGCTGTGGCACCGTTATGGCCGTTATATGCAAACCATCGCGGGCATTCATTATAATGTCTCTATCCCCAATAACTTCTGGTCGGTATACCATCAACTGGAAAACAGCGGTGAGCCACTACAGGATTTTATTTCCGAACAATACTTCGGCCTGATTCGCAACTTCCTGCGTAACGTGGGCCTGGTGGTGTATCTGTATGGCGCATCGCCTGCCGTGTGCGGCTCCTTTCTGCAGGGGCGTAAGCATCAGCTGGAAACCTTTCAGCAGCACACCTGTTACATGCCCTACGGCACCTCCCTGCGCATGAGTGATCTGGGGTACCACAATGATGCTCAGGCCGGCCTCAACATCTCTTACAACTCCCTGCCGGAATACGTTCAAACACTGCAACATGCCATCCGTACCCCCTATGAGCCTTACGCCAATATGGGCGTGAAGAAGGACGGCATCTATCAGCAGTTGAACACCAACATTCTGCAAATCGAAAACGAGTTTTACAGCAGCATTCGCCCCAAACGGGTTACCCGCAGCGGTGAACGCCCCACCTGCGCCCTGTCTGATCGTGGCGTGGAATACGTCGAGCTGCGTTGTGTGGACCTGGATCCATTCAGCCCGTTGGGAATCACCGAATCCCAGATCCGTTTTCTGGACGTGTTTGCAGTTTACTGCCTGTTGGAGGACAGCCCACCGCTGAGCGAACAGGAACAGCAATGCAACAGCGACAACCTGCAGGCCATTGTGAGTCAGGGCCGCGACCCGGATCTGAAATTGTCGTCCCCCTGCACTCAGGCACCGTTTCGGGAATGGGCCCAGGAACACCTCAACAAAATGCTGCACGTAGCTCATCTGTTTGATCAAGCTCACCAGCACACCGCTCACAGTGCCGTGGTAAAAGCGCAAATGGAGAAACTGATCCATCCGGATCAAACGCCCTCTGCCCGCGTCATGCAAACCCTGTTCGACAATGATCAATCATTCTTTGAATTTGCCATGAACAGCGCGATCGAGACTGCCAATTATTTTACAAAACAACCGCTTAGCTCAGCCGAAGCCAGCGCTTTCAGCAAAGAGGCGCGCCGTTCCACTGAAGCACAGCGCCGTTTAGAGTCGGAAGATGATGTCTCATTTGAGCAGTATTTGAGTAGTTTCTTTGCTCAAGATGCCCTGAACCCCTAG
- the rmf gene encoding ribosome modulation factor has translation MSISEIDQQNWSIEALNKAYRQGYMFGLSGEPQQACPYHSDVIAAAWEAGWSDGSSQATQIGFKRPERAIA, from the coding sequence ATGAGCATCAGCGAAATTGATCAGCAAAACTGGAGTATCGAGGCCCTGAACAAGGCCTACCGTCAAGGGTATATGTTCGGATTAAGTGGTGAACCGCAGCAGGCTTGCCCCTACCACTCCGATGTTATAGCTGCCGCCTGGGAAGCAGGCTGGAGCGATGGTAGTTCTCAGGCCACCCAGATCGGCTTTAAACGACCGGAACGCGCCATCGCGTAA
- a CDS encoding disulfide bond formation protein B — protein MPSYRILNALGVLGAITSISFAYFYLQKHLGLEACPLCLIDRGIVIAIGFFFLLALLHNPAKIGQRLYSACALIFSGLGIAVCWRHLWLQNLPKDQIPECSPGLDYMLETFPIGETLRTIFNSAGECAEIQWSFMGLSIPAQTMLVFIGFAVLSLYQILRKNG, from the coding sequence TTGCCTTCATATCGAATTCTTAACGCACTGGGCGTGCTCGGTGCTATCACTTCAATATCCTTCGCCTATTTTTACCTGCAGAAACACCTGGGTCTGGAAGCCTGCCCTTTATGTCTCATTGATCGCGGCATCGTGATCGCCATCGGTTTCTTTTTTCTGCTGGCGTTGCTACACAACCCCGCCAAAATCGGCCAACGACTTTATTCTGCCTGTGCTTTGATCTTCAGTGGATTAGGCATCGCCGTCTGCTGGCGTCACCTTTGGTTACAGAACCTGCCCAAAGATCAAATACCGGAATGCAGCCCAGGCCTGGATTACATGCTGGAAACCTTCCCCATCGGTGAAACCTTGCGCACCATCTTCAACAGTGCCGGAGAGTGTGCAGAGATCCAATGGAGCTTCATGGGCCTGTCCATTCCCGCCCAAACCATGCTGGTTTTCATCGGTTTTGCTGTGCTGTCCCTCTATCAAATTCTGCGTAAAAACGGTTAA
- the rsd gene encoding sigma D regulator, translating into MLTEVKSTIDEWGNVDKMISRWLLERQELIVLYCKVDGLKQFSTQDTPISVRVQALCDVLIDYVSAGHFEVYQLLMKEAEQFDDDYHKTIDRIFPLIQQSTELALDFNDRYCSAELCEKNLEQLARDLNKLGVKMVERFDLEDQLIDTLHNCHRDMVA; encoded by the coding sequence ATGCTGACCGAAGTGAAAAGCACCATCGACGAATGGGGCAATGTGGACAAGATGATCAGCCGTTGGTTACTGGAGCGACAGGAACTGATCGTGCTGTATTGCAAAGTTGACGGCTTAAAGCAGTTTTCCACCCAGGACACCCCTATCAGTGTCCGCGTTCAGGCCCTGTGTGACGTATTGATCGACTACGTCTCTGCCGGCCATTTTGAAGTGTATCAACTGCTCATGAAAGAAGCCGAGCAGTTCGACGACGACTATCACAAAACCATCGACCGAATTTTCCCCCTGATTCAACAATCCACCGAACTCGCACTGGACTTTAACGATCGCTACTGTTCTGCCGAGCTGTGTGAAAAGAATCTTGAACAGCTGGCCCGAGATCTGAATAAACTCGGCGTTAAGATGGTGGAGCGCTTTGATCTGGAAGATCAACTGATCGATACCCTGCACAACTGCCATCGGGATATGGTTGCCTAA
- a CDS encoding WD40 repeat domain-containing protein translates to MRVLITLIFSLLLVACGDSPSREWETTSNGAYTASLSPDGEYAVIGSVQHGGSLWRLKDGERLYNWNHANGQFSKLVASTFSTDGRFALTAEQKRFVMWEVSTGKPAGFWPAEGGVLSMALSDNGRYAIIGQENYSALYVDTANGAILSTLTHSGDINTVAISANGLIGVTGSEDGIVKVWDLPEGKETFAYQLGDDVSAVAISRDASLVFGSLYYGKGKIWQVKTGKEVSSVGHFRTTITAARFSKDNKTLLTGFTARRMVLWDVATGNTLKNWRAQAPLFWRPSGLVVGDVAFTNTPNQYRNIFSNGLINEWR, encoded by the coding sequence ATGCGCGTTCTGATCACGCTTATATTTTCCCTGCTGTTGGTGGCCTGTGGCGATTCCCCCAGCCGCGAATGGGAAACCACCAGCAATGGTGCCTACACTGCATCCCTGAGCCCGGATGGGGAGTACGCCGTGATTGGCTCGGTGCAACACGGCGGCAGCCTGTGGCGACTCAAGGATGGTGAACGGCTCTACAACTGGAATCACGCCAACGGCCAGTTTTCCAAACTGGTGGCCAGCACCTTTTCCACCGACGGCCGCTTCGCCCTCACCGCTGAGCAAAAGCGTTTTGTCATGTGGGAGGTCTCCACCGGAAAGCCCGCCGGGTTCTGGCCTGCCGAAGGTGGCGTGCTCTCTATGGCGCTCTCTGATAATGGCCGCTACGCCATCATCGGTCAGGAAAACTACAGCGCCCTCTACGTCGACACGGCAAACGGTGCCATTCTCAGCACACTGACGCATTCAGGTGATATCAACACCGTCGCCATCAGCGCCAATGGCCTGATAGGGGTAACCGGCTCCGAAGACGGCATTGTGAAAGTGTGGGATCTACCGGAGGGCAAAGAAACCTTTGCCTATCAATTGGGAGACGACGTCAGCGCCGTGGCCATCAGCCGCGATGCCAGCCTAGTGTTCGGCAGCCTGTACTACGGCAAAGGCAAGATCTGGCAGGTAAAAACAGGCAAAGAAGTATCGAGCGTAGGCCACTTTCGTACCACCATCACCGCCGCCCGCTTTTCCAAAGACAATAAAACGCTGCTTACCGGGTTCACTGCCCGCAGAATGGTGCTGTGGGATGTTGCAACCGGAAACACTCTTAAGAACTGGCGCGCACAAGCCCCTCTGTTCTGGCGGCCCTCTGGCTTAGTGGTGGGCGATGTTGCCTTTACCAACACCCCCAACCAATACCGCAATATATTTTCTAACGGCTTAATTAATGAGTGGCGCTAA
- the nhaD gene encoding sodium:proton antiporter NhaD, which produces MSALLLVLVALGFVSIVIEDLVHIDKAKTTLFFGSLVWVLYFMVPPAHMASGELMHALNENLLDIATLWLFLMAAMTFVAYLSSKGLIDGLVNRMLPRRMTERTLMMITGLFAFVFSSMADNVTCTLVCITVLLSLKMPTEKLLRYVVLVVFSINAGGAALITGDVTTLMIFLADKVAIPDLLMLILPDVTAVLVLSWLLSRSMKEELQFEKQNYVFNRGDLIVGALFLLTILGTIGGNIAFDIPPVLSFLFGLSLMFMVVQFINRDEPILDYVRRIEFDTLLFFLGVLLLVGMLKELGVLSYFPRLYEYLPPMAANYVVGLLSALFDNVPLTAALLKSGIDMELSEWLTLTYAVGVGGSLLAIGSAAGVVAMSKIPELTFVAYLRYSGYLLVAYSVGFAGVVLVSVLL; this is translated from the coding sequence ATGTCAGCGCTTTTGCTTGTCCTGGTGGCTCTGGGTTTTGTCTCCATCGTCATCGAAGATCTGGTTCATATTGATAAAGCCAAAACGACTTTGTTCTTTGGTTCGCTGGTGTGGGTTTTGTACTTTATGGTGCCGCCCGCCCATATGGCGTCGGGCGAACTGATGCATGCCCTCAATGAAAACCTGCTGGACATCGCGACCCTGTGGCTGTTTTTGATGGCAGCCATGACCTTCGTGGCGTATCTGTCCAGCAAGGGACTTATTGATGGGCTGGTGAATCGAATGCTGCCCCGGCGCATGACTGAACGCACGCTGATGATGATTACCGGTCTGTTCGCTTTTGTGTTCTCATCCATGGCCGATAATGTGACCTGCACCCTGGTGTGTATCACCGTTCTGTTAAGCCTGAAAATGCCCACGGAGAAGTTGCTGCGGTATGTGGTGTTGGTGGTGTTTTCCATTAACGCGGGCGGCGCTGCCCTGATCACCGGTGATGTGACTACGTTGATGATCTTTCTGGCCGACAAGGTGGCGATTCCGGATTTATTGATGCTGATTTTGCCGGATGTGACGGCGGTGCTGGTGCTGTCCTGGTTGCTTTCCCGTTCCATGAAGGAGGAGCTGCAGTTCGAAAAGCAGAATTATGTGTTTAATCGTGGTGACCTGATCGTGGGGGCGTTATTTCTGCTCACTATTTTGGGTACGATTGGCGGCAATATTGCCTTTGATATTCCCCCGGTGTTGTCATTCCTGTTTGGCTTATCGTTGATGTTTATGGTGGTGCAGTTTATCAACCGCGATGAGCCTATCCTCGATTATGTGCGCCGTATCGAGTTTGATACGCTGCTGTTCTTCCTGGGTGTGTTGTTGCTGGTGGGGATGCTCAAAGAGTTGGGTGTGCTGTCTTACTTCCCCCGTTTGTATGAATACCTGCCGCCTATGGCCGCTAACTATGTAGTGGGCTTGTTGTCTGCGTTGTTTGATAACGTGCCGCTCACTGCTGCACTGTTGAAGTCGGGCATCGATATGGAGCTGTCGGAGTGGTTGACCCTGACCTATGCGGTGGGCGTGGGTGGATCGTTGTTGGCCATTGGCTCTGCTGCGGGCGTGGTGGCCATGAGCAAGATTCCAGAACTGACTTTCGTGGCCTATTTGCGTTATTCAGGTTATTTATTGGTGGCCTACAGCGTAGGTTTTGCAGGCGTGGTGCTGGTGAGTGTATTGCTGTAA
- a CDS encoding LVIVD repeat-containing protein, translating into MNRFVSSGLILTVLMVILLGRCHYNNASTNLAISSYSVISTVLSVRTQIDHYYYEYQELPDSNAAIRQPEPNEFSRKVPQLQRLEVLPGGKLFVQLTAQNEAQPIEFTYTPTIDDNYRLSWTCSSYNITQHWHQLLPDLCGDAPAPVDLTEVSQHAEQQAAADHYIEQLSSQQRGIEQTKPAFDCSVIEQANSDFLYINGNQVEYWELGAQPQRLFSFPRPELAHQTAHWALAGNAYLYVNNRLQVFSQAQPKGSSTQINLLNPYRWQHAGTTLLANSGVGLTRIDLCQPTPKVKDNYLLELGAFNQIEDFLIIDKLMFLTALEAHRGNTYSALQIVSLKSNRAIGFLKLEGNSGGIAINGRLAYVANGSHGIAVVDIYDLTIPRLLSRVATMDYASDLIILDDHLIVADRLAGLKVFQIQGESLQLTQTLPTAQAAIQIKPLQPPYFSISFKNGSSALYQWYNNKVITVELDAQ; encoded by the coding sequence ATGAACCGATTTGTGTCCTCGGGACTGATATTAACAGTATTGATGGTTATCCTGTTGGGACGCTGTCATTACAACAATGCCTCTACTAATCTAGCGATATCATCGTACAGTGTGATCTCTACGGTACTGAGCGTCAGAACCCAGATCGATCACTACTACTACGAGTATCAGGAGCTACCCGACAGCAATGCAGCCATCAGGCAACCCGAGCCGAATGAGTTCTCCCGCAAAGTGCCACAATTACAACGCCTGGAAGTGTTGCCAGGGGGCAAGTTATTCGTACAGCTAACGGCGCAAAACGAAGCGCAACCGATCGAATTCACCTACACGCCGACGATTGACGACAACTACCGGTTAAGCTGGACCTGCAGCTCCTACAACATCACCCAGCATTGGCACCAATTGCTGCCAGATCTGTGCGGTGATGCACCTGCCCCCGTTGATCTGACTGAAGTCTCGCAACACGCCGAGCAACAAGCCGCAGCCGACCACTACATAGAACAACTCAGTTCGCAGCAACGAGGCATCGAACAGACCAAACCCGCCTTTGATTGCAGCGTCATCGAGCAGGCCAACAGCGATTTTCTCTACATCAATGGAAACCAGGTAGAGTACTGGGAACTGGGTGCCCAACCTCAACGCCTGTTCTCATTCCCACGGCCTGAGCTGGCGCATCAAACCGCCCACTGGGCACTGGCCGGCAACGCCTATCTGTACGTCAATAACCGCCTGCAGGTATTCAGCCAGGCACAACCGAAAGGCTCCAGCACCCAGATCAATCTACTGAACCCCTACCGTTGGCAACACGCAGGCACCACGCTATTGGCCAATTCCGGGGTTGGGCTTACCCGAATCGATCTCTGCCAGCCCACACCAAAAGTGAAAGATAACTACCTGCTGGAGCTGGGTGCCTTTAATCAGATAGAAGACTTCCTGATCATCGATAAGCTGATGTTTCTGACCGCACTCGAAGCTCATCGCGGCAACACGTACTCAGCACTGCAAATCGTCAGCTTAAAATCCAACCGCGCTATTGGCTTTCTCAAACTGGAGGGCAACAGCGGAGGCATCGCCATTAATGGCCGCCTGGCGTACGTCGCCAACGGCAGTCACGGCATCGCCGTGGTGGACATCTATGATCTCACCATACCACGGCTGTTGAGCCGGGTTGCCACTATGGACTATGCCAGCGACCTGATCATTCTCGATGACCACCTGATCGTAGCCGACCGGCTGGCGGGGCTTAAGGTTTTCCAAATACAAGGGGAAAGCCTGCAGCTGACACAAACCCTGCCCACCGCACAGGCCGCCATTCAGATAAAACCATTACAGCCGCCGTATTTTTCCATCAGTTTCAAAAATGGCAGCAGCGCTTTATATCAGTGGTATAACAACAAGGTGATCACCGTTGAACTTGACGCACAATAA
- a CDS encoding DUF4124 domain-containing protein, translating into MTARLAIFICLSVLVSGSAQAAKLYKIVDENGSVTYSQFPPQPKPQQDQSSTLKVAEMNVDGESASQVRAVGKKQYCGEIELPVVNPKNPEEYLELGEYKYTWTRELEGDTDLNDVRFRLHMNRYNLNRDPSEAGQRKRDLQCAVQWVDNQKGDVQKAQTTLKNESEQLQQEISRIQSQRDKRCGSQPYRDPNQPGTQILWDRWSECYHEYQDELYELEYKVSQIRVK; encoded by the coding sequence ATGACTGCTCGACTTGCCATCTTCATTTGCTTATCTGTTTTAGTGTCTGGCTCCGCTCAGGCCGCCAAGCTGTACAAAATCGTGGATGAGAATGGCAGCGTCACCTACAGCCAGTTTCCTCCTCAACCCAAGCCGCAGCAAGACCAAAGTAGCACACTGAAGGTAGCCGAAATGAATGTGGACGGGGAGAGTGCATCCCAGGTTCGAGCGGTGGGCAAAAAGCAGTATTGTGGCGAGATTGAGCTGCCCGTGGTTAACCCCAAGAACCCCGAAGAATACCTTGAATTGGGGGAATACAAATACACTTGGACGCGGGAGCTGGAAGGGGATACAGACCTGAATGATGTGCGTTTCCGCCTGCATATGAACCGTTATAATTTGAACCGTGATCCATCGGAGGCGGGGCAGCGGAAGCGGGATCTGCAATGTGCTGTGCAGTGGGTGGACAACCAGAAAGGTGATGTGCAGAAGGCGCAAACGACGCTTAAAAATGAATCCGAGCAGCTGCAACAGGAAATATCCCGCATTCAATCCCAGCGTGATAAGCGCTGTGGCTCACAACCCTATCGTGATCCCAATCAACCGGGCACACAAATCCTGTGGGATCGCTGGAGCGAGTGTTATCACGAATACCAGGATGAGTTATACGAGCTGGAATATAAAGTTAGCCAGATCCGGGTGAAATAG